The nucleotide window GTGCAATCTTTCAAAAATATCATAAAGAAAATTATTTCAAGCCATTCATAATTGTTTTGTTTGTTTTGTTAACAGTTACGTTGAGTTTTCCTCTTTATCCAGAGAGGGACAGAGCTTCAACAAAATTTTTATTTGTGAATGATGCCCATATTGAATCAAATTCATTGGTATTATTGGGAAGTGAATCTACGTCTTTTATTATTCCTTTTCAAAATCCTAAGGCTAGATATGTCAATATGATAATTCCAAAAGATATAAAATTAGAAAAAACATGTTGGGAACCTGTTTTTTATGTCTATTCTGATTATTATGAAAAAAGGATAAGAGAGTATGCAAAATTTGCTCCTCATGTTTATTTTATATATCGGGCTTCTAATACTCTTGTTGACAGGTCTTTATACGAAAAGTGTCTGAACTTTTACGGGGTTAATATAGATTTTACAAAATCCACATATATAGCAGAAGTTCCGGGAGGGCATATTTTTTATATAGTAAAACTAAAATAAAAAGGGAAGCTTTTGACTTCCCTTTTTTATTAGAAATATAAAGTTATTAGTTTTTATTTCTATCAATAATTTGGTCTTTACCACCCCAAGAGAACATAGAACGAAGTTCTTGACCGACTTTTTCAAGTTGATGTTCTTCGCCTTCTTTTCTCATTTTGTTGAAGTTAGGGTAGCCGGCTTTGCATTCATTGACAAATTCGTCAGCGAAAGTACCGTCTTGAATTTCACCCAAGATTTTTTTCATTTCAGCTTTAGATTCTTTTGTGATAACTCTAGGTCCTCTAGTGAAGTCGCCGTATTCAGCAGTGTTAGAGATGGAATATCTCATATCAGAGATGCCGCCTTGGAAAATTAAATCAACAATCAATTTCATTTCGTGTTGGCATTCAAAGTAAGCCATATATGGTGAGTAACCGGCTTCAACTAAAGTTTCAAAACCTGCTTTAATAAGAGCAGAAACGCCGCCACAAAGAACAGCTTGTTCGCCGAACAGGTCAGTTTCAGTTTCTTCTCTGAAAGTAGTTTCGATAATACCTGAACGTCCGCCACCGATACAAGAAGCATAAGCAAGAGCGACTTCTTTAGCATCGCCTGAAGGGTTTTGTTCAACAGCGATTAAACAAGGAACGCCTCTGCCGACTTGGTATTCGTGTCTAACAGTGTGTCCCGGGCCTTTTGGTGCAACCATGATAACGTTGACATCAGCAGATGGAACGATTTTTTTATAGTGGATATTGAAACCGTGAGCAAACATCAAATATTTGCC belongs to Candidatus Gastranaerophilales bacterium and includes:
- the ilvC gene encoding ketol-acid reductoisomerase, which encodes MTEATKNLKIYTDKEIDQDKILSKKVAVIGYGSQGYGQSNNLRDSGCEVVIGLRPGSKSAKKAEGEGLKVMPIAEAVKWADVIQVLIPDETQAEVYEKEIKPNLTAGKYLMFAHGFNIHYKKIVPSADVNVIMVAPKGPGHTVRHEYQVGRGVPCLIAVEQNPSGDAKEVALAYASCIGGGRSGIIETTFREETETDLFGEQAVLCGGVSALIKAGFETLVEAGYSPYMAYFECQHEMKLIVDLIFQGGISDMRYSISNTAEYGDFTRGPRVITKESKAEMKKILGEIQDGTFADEFVNECKAGYPNFNKMRKEGEEHQLEKVGQELRSMFSWGGKDQIIDRNKN